GTGTCGTCGTTGAGGAGGTACTCCATGCTGGCCAGCCGCCGGGAGCCGGTCTTCGCGCCGGTCAGCGTCCGGAGCATGAAGTGGAAGCGGTCGGGCACCGCGCGCATCAGGAACCCGCAGGGCTGCCCCTGACGCCGGACCACGGCGGCCGGCCATGCGGTCTTCTCGCACAGCCAGCGCGCCTGTGCTCCGCCGAGGGTGCCGGGCAGGGCCGCCAGGGCGGCGAGCGCGGCGGCGTCGACAGCGGGCAGGACGGCGGGGCCGTACTCCTTGTAGACCACTTCCCAGTCGCCGTCGGCGGCGCCCTCGTTGATGCGCTTGTTGAGCACCTGGTGGACGGTGCCCTGGCCGCCCTGACCGAGTCGGTGCCCCAGGGCCAGGGCGGCGACGTCGACCGGCGCCGCGGGTTCGCTGCTCACCGCGGTTCCGCCTCGCTCCGGGGCCAGAGGGCCAGCAGGGTGCGGTCGTCGTCGAATGTCTCCCGGGTGAAGTCCAGTACGTGCCCGAGCCACAGCGGTGGCGGCGGGGCGCCGAGGCAGTGGGCGAACAGCGCACCGACCCGGCCGTCGCCCTCGCCGAGCGGGTCGCCGAAGCCGTCCGTGCCGACCAGCAGTGCCCCGGCCGCCTCCAGCCGTGCGGTGGCCGTTTCGAGCCGGTCGGGGATCCGCGGCAGCGGGGAGACCTCGTTGGTGACCAGCAGGGTGTCCGATCCGGTCTTCGAGTCGAACAGCGGCCGGTAGCCGCCGGTGGCCCGGTCGAGGATCCAGGCGCCGGAGTCGCCGATCCGGAAGAGCTCGACGTCCAGGCCCCCGGCGGTGGGACGCACCGCGCCGGCGACCAGGGTGGTCGCGTACAGCCGGGCCACGTCGGCGGGCCCGGGCTCCGTGACGCCGAGCCGCCACTGCGCGAGCTGCCGCAGCCGTTCGGCGGCGTGTGCGGCGACGTCGGCGGGGTCGAGGGGGCCCGGTGTCCGGTCGAGCAGGTGCAGGATCCGCTCGACGGCGGCCCGGCAGGCCTCGACGGCGCCCTGGTGCGACTCGGAGGCACTGGAGACGCCGTCGGCGACGGCGAACACGATGCTGTCGGTGGCCTCGTGCACGGCCGCTCGGGCCGCGTCCTGCCGCGGCTGGCGGTAGTAGCGGTGCTTGGCGCCGCGCACCGAGGCGAACCGGAGGGTGAGGGCGTCCGTGGACCAGCCGTCGCACTCGCTGTCGGGGAAGTCGAAGGCGTACTGGCTGGGCGGGCGGGCCTCGAACTCCATGCCCGGGACGCCCACCGCGATCCGCCGCCACGGCGCCGCACCCGGCCCGGACACCGCCGGGGGCGGGGCCGTGGGGAGGGCCGGGGTCGGGGGAAGGAGCGGCGGTGGCGGCACGGGCGGGCCGGGTGCGGGTGCCGGGTGGGCCCCGTCCCCCGGTGGGCCGGCGTCACAGGCCGACCTCGTCGATGGCCATGGTGAACTGGTCCGGGCGGTTCACGACCAGGTGCGGATCGGACGAGTTCAGGGCCTGACCCGAGGCCACCAGGCTCGCGGTGAGCGAGTGGAAGAACTCCGAGATCGCCCGGCCCACGTCGGCACCGGACTTGGCGACGAAGGCGAACTGGGGGCTGGTGGCGACCTCGACCATGGTCTGCGCCCGGGCGTCGCCGATGCCGCAGGCGATGATGTTCGGGGCGGCCGGGGTCCGGCGCCGGTCGGTCAGGGCGGCGTGCGGCGCGCGCCACGCGGATCCGTCGGTGGGCTGGCCGTCGCTGAGGAAGAAGACCACCGGGCGGTGCACCTTCCAGCCCTCGCCGCGCAGCCACTGCACGTCCGAGGGGATCCGCTGCAGCAGGTCGTCGAAGACGGCCCGGTAGTTGGTCACTCCGCGGATCGCCACCTGGGGCACGCCGGTCTCGGTGCGCATGTCGGCCACCGCGAGCCGGACCTGTACGTCGTCGGCGAAGCCGAGCACGGCCAGCCGGAGCTTGGCCGCGATCATCGGCTCCGCGCGCAGCCCCTCGCACAGGGACGCCACGCCGCCTCCCAGTTCGCTCCGGTACGGCGCCATCGAGCCCGATTCGTCGGCCACCACGTAGGCCGGCAGCAGGACGCCCTTCGTCTCCGCCATCAGAAATTCGCCTCCTTCACTTCCCTGCACGGACGGTGCGGGCGTCGCCGCCGGGGCCGCGGACGGGACCGCCGGGGCCGCAGGAACGAGTGGCCCGCACCGCTGATGCTGGCGTCCCCGCGGGGAAGTGCACAGGTCAAAGCACTGGTCATGGATGACCAGTTGTCAGGGTAGGCTCACGCCTGTTCCGGATCACGGGGAGAAGGGCCGGGCTGTGGGGGAATCGCTCGGGGAGTTGGTCCGCCGGCTGCGCAAGCAGGCCGGCATGACGCAGTTTCAGTTGGCCGAGCGCGCCGAGCTGGGCGAGCGCACGATCGGCCGGATCGAGAACGACAAGCCCTTCGACCACCGGCTCGGAACGGTCGCACGGCTCGCGGACGCGCTGGGCGCCGGCCCCGAGGACCGGCAGCGGCTGACGGCACTCGACGGCGCCGGGGAGTTACCAGCGCCGGAGCCGCCCGAGGCCCCGTCCGCCCCGTCCGCCCCGTCCGCCCCGTCCGCAGCGTCCCGGGCGTACGGCCCGCTCGCCGACGCCGCCGACGAGTTGGCCCGGGAGAGCAGGCGGCGGTGGCGGCGCGAGGAGGCCCAGCACCGGGTGCACCACCCCTTCGCCCTGCCGGTGCGGTGGCGGCGGGCGCCGGCGGAGGTGTCCGACCGGTCGGAGAACACCCAGCGCCTGGCCCCGGGTGACGCCTCGTCCGAGGAGGACCTGAGCGGGGACCTGCGCCGGGTGGCCGAGGTCTACCGGCGGATCCGGTCGGGGCGGCTGGTGGTCCTGGGCCGTGCCGGTTCGGGCAAGTCGATCCTGGCGATCCGGTTCACCCTCGACCTGCTGGACGCCCGGGCACGCTCCGAGCGGGTGCCGGTGATCTTCAGCCTCGGCTCCTGGGACCCGTCCGCCGTCGCCCTGCGCGACTGGCTGATCGACCGGCTGCTGCGCGACCACCCGCACCTGGCCCGCCGGGTCCCGAGCGGGAAGTCGCTCGCCGCGGACCTCCTCGACGACGATCTCGTCCTGCCGGTTCTCGACGGATTCGACGAGATCGCGGAGGGCCTGCGCGGCGAGGCGCTCGACGCGCTCAACCGCTCCGCGCTGCCGCTCGTCCTGACCAGTCGTCACGACGAGTTCGCCGGTGCCGTCCGGGCCACCCACGCGCCGCTCGCCTCGGCCGTCGTCCTCGAACTGCGCGACCTGACCCTCGACGACCTGCGCAACTACCTGCCCCGCACCGATCCGGCGTTCCCCGGCCCCCGCGGCGCCGACGGCACAGGCGCCACCTGGGACGCCGTCCTGGACGAGGCGCAGCTCGCGGAGAGCGCCGGGGGCGCGCACCTCGCCGCCGCACTGAGCACCCCGCTGATGATCGCCCTCGCCCGGACGATGTACAGCGACGACCCCGAACGCACACCGGGCGAACTCCTGGACACCACCCGGTTCCCCGACGCGCACGCCATCGAGGAACACCTCCTCGCGGGCTTCGTCCCCACCGTCTACCGGCCCCGGGCCCCCGAACGGCCCGACAACGGCCGCCCCCACCGCCCGCAGTGGGACCCGGAGCGCGCCCAGCGGTGGCTCGGCTACCTCGCCCATCACCTGGCCCGGCTCGACCGGGAGCGACAGGACCTCGCCTGGTGGGAACTGGGCACCAGCATGCGCCGTTCCTCGCGCACCCTCGTCGTCGGGTTCCTGGCGGGGCTGGCCTTCGGCGTCACGACCGCCGTCGGGAACGTGCCGGTGGACCTGGTCGCGACCTCGCACGGGCTCGGGTTCGCGATCGTGCGCGGACTCGTGGTCGGGCTCCTGCACGGGATCGCCGCCGGGCTGCTCTTCGGCCTCGTGTACTGGCACGCGTCCGCGC
The Kitasatospora paranensis genome window above contains:
- a CDS encoding protein phosphatase 2C domain-containing protein is translated as MEFEARPPSQYAFDFPDSECDGWSTDALTLRFASVRGAKHRYYRQPRQDAARAAVHEATDSIVFAVADGVSSASESHQGAVEACRAAVERILHLLDRTPGPLDPADVAAHAAERLRQLAQWRLGVTEPGPADVARLYATTLVAGAVRPTAGGLDVELFRIGDSGAWILDRATGGYRPLFDSKTGSDTLLVTNEVSPLPRIPDRLETATARLEAAGALLVGTDGFGDPLGEGDGRVGALFAHCLGAPPPPLWLGHVLDFTRETFDDDRTLLALWPRSEAEPR
- a CDS encoding helix-turn-helix transcriptional regulator, which translates into the protein MTSCQGRLTPVPDHGEKGRAVGESLGELVRRLRKQAGMTQFQLAERAELGERTIGRIENDKPFDHRLGTVARLADALGAGPEDRQRLTALDGAGELPAPEPPEAPSAPSAPSAPSAASRAYGPLADAADELARESRRRWRREEAQHRVHHPFALPVRWRRAPAEVSDRSENTQRLAPGDASSEEDLSGDLRRVAEVYRRIRSGRLVVLGRAGSGKSILAIRFTLDLLDARARSERVPVIFSLGSWDPSAVALRDWLIDRLLRDHPHLARRVPSGKSLAADLLDDDLVLPVLDGFDEIAEGLRGEALDALNRSALPLVLTSRHDEFAGAVRATHAPLASAVVLELRDLTLDDLRNYLPRTDPAFPGPRGADGTGATWDAVLDEAQLAESAGGAHLAAALSTPLMIALARTMYSDDPERTPGELLDTTRFPDAHAIEEHLLAGFVPTVYRPRAPERPDNGRPHRPQWDPERAQRWLGYLAHHLARLDRERQDLAWWELGTSMRRSSRTLVVGFLAGLAFGVTTAVGNVPVDLVATSHGLGFAIVRGLVVGLLHGIAAGLLFGLVYWHASAREAFRPSPVRIRLSGGAGRTPGKVRARFMVGLGGGLAAMAMLVVIDQGVVEPLGLGDGQSGDGLTTALLFLPAIALATGLVFGLIALLEAPIRTETVVSPADLLDLDRRNVAFHLVVWALVIGLEVGSLNAIAYGPLRGLEVGTVFGLESAFGAGLGYGLSLTAWGQWVALSRIWLPLTGRLPWALIAFLDDAHRRGVLRQAGAVYQFRHARIQSHLSRTYQERHEPRRRGSPGGEDRAQAA